GCGGCTTCCCGTTCGCGCGCTGCGGCGGCCTGGCGGTCGAGTTCGGCCTGCTGCTCTGCAGCGATACGGCGCTGCTCGGCCAACTGGGCATTCAGGCGGGCGGTTTCAGCGGCGGCCAGGGCTTCAGCTTCGCGGCGCGCGGCGGCATCTCGCTCGGCCTGGGCGCGGGCTTCTGCTTCGCGCTGGGCGCGCTCGGCGGCTTCGCGGGCGATGCGCTCTTCGCGTTCCTTCTGCTCGCGCTCCGCTTCGGCAGCGCGCAGGCGCGCCAGCTCGGCCTGCTCAGCGTCGTATTTCTCGCGCGCCGCCAGGGCCTGCGTCAGCGCGTCTATGGCGCGGGCCTTGACGCGGTGCGCCTCGGCCTCGTATTCCTCCCAGGACGCATCCACAGCCCGCGCATTGACCTGTTCGAGGGTGGCGCGCAGTTCGGCCGCGTCGAGGTCGTGGTGTTCGTCGGCGCGCAGGCGGAACCATTCGATACCCTGCTGGTGGCGCTGCTGGCGCGCTTCCTCGGCGGCTTCCCACTCGGTGAGCGGCGCGCGCACCTCTTCGGCCAGGGCATCCAGCGCGGTGCGCATGCGCAGGCGTTCGGCATCGATCTTTTTCGGGATCTCTTTCAGGCGGTCCACCTGCTCCTTGCCCAGGCCGTCGAGGGCGGTCTTTACCTTCCGGACCTTGAACGCCAAGCTGGCGATCGCCTCGCGGCCTTTCTTGGTCGTCAGGTCAGCGACGTGGCCGCTGACTTCGGTGCGGATTTTGTCCAGCCAGGGTTCCAGACCGCCGGGCTTGGAGTAGACCTGGAGGGCCGTCTCCGGCGGCGGCAGTTCTGCAAGTTGAGTTGCTTCGGTCATGGTCATTCCTTGGCGGCCACAGCGGTCTTGCTGCAGCCTTCGCAGGTGGGGTAGGGGGTGGACTGGCTGTCCAGCGTCGGGCCCAGCACGCCGACGGAGGCGGCCAGCACCACGGCGCCGGCGATGCCGACCCATTCGTAGCGGTCGAGGCCCAGCAGGGCGCGCAGGAGGCGGCGGATCACAGGAGGCTCTCCAGTTGCGACTGGTAGAACGCATGGGCGCGCTCCAGCTCGGCGCGAAGGTAGTCCTGCCACCAGTCGACGTCGCCGCCGCCGGCGGAGCCCAAAATGCCCGCGTCGTATTCGTCCAGTTCGGGCGTGTCGCGCGGCGACAAGTCATCGGCGGCTTCCCGAAGTTCTGCCGCCAACGTCTTGGATTCGCCCTCGTACAGGAGGCCCGATTCGATGCGGGCGTTGTTCTCGCTGACGATCAGCTCGCGGTAGTGAAGGCCGGGGCGGCACACGCTGAATTTCATGCTTTGCTCCAGGAATCGCGGCGGGCGTGGGCGCGCATCAGCGCATCGCCCAGCCGGCCAATCAGGTACGCCGCAGCCAGGCCGCCGGCGATGAATTGAAGGAGGGCGGTCACAGGTATTGCTCCGCTTCGTCCGGGTCCATCTCGGCGAGCCGGCGGTTCGCCACGCCCTCGATGCAGTTGCCCAGGTGGCCGGCCAGGAACTCGCCCACGCTCGGCACGCTCGAGCCAATCAGCAGCACCAGCAGCACCGCCGCCGGGTTGTCGGCCAGCTCGTTCATCAGGTGCTCGGCCCAGTCGGCCGCCGTCAGCCCATAGGCGGTCGGCGCTTCGTTCGACAGGCACGCCACCACGGCGGCCACGGCCTGCGCCTTCGTCACGGTCGGCGCGTCTTCGTCCGGCTCGTACGGCAGGGAGTAGGGCGGCGCGACCTGCAGCAGGTCGTCCATCAGTTCGGCGTGATAGGCACCCATGGCTCAGTTCCTCGAGGCCAGTTCAGCCTCGCGCGCCAGGCCCTGGTAATGCTTCAGGGCGGCCGCGTCCTTGCGGTAGCGGTCGAACTCCGGCCGGAATGCTTCCTTGAGGCGCGCCTGGTTCATCGGGTCGGCCGCTTGCCAGGCCAGGCCCACCAGCCGCATGAAGCTGCCGCCGTACTGGACCATCGCCGCCGCGGCGTCGCCGTCCGTGCCCTTGGCGATGGCGTCCTTGAGGAAATCGTTCATGGTGGTCTCCTTGCCCCGGCACCCGGGGCGGGGTGGGGTTGTTAGTGCAGCGCAAGCGATCCGCGCCCGAACGGCTTAAAGCAGCAGGAACACACAGCCACTCCGGTTTCGATTTCGTGCTGGATGGCCCGCGCCGTGCGGCGGTAACAGTCGGATTGCGCCTTCGCCACATTCGTGTGCAGCAGCCCCAGGGCGCCGGCGCGCTCCGCTTCGTCGGCCAGCCTGTTCCAGTGAGCGACAGCCCACTCTTTTTGATCGAGCGGGACCGGAGGATGCGGAATGTTCATGCGGCCTCCAGACGGTGCGCAGCCGTTTCGGCTATGGCTTGGTAGCGCAGGCCCTTGGCGCGCTGATATTGGGCGCCGCGGGCATTGCCGATGCGTTCCAGGTTGGCCGCGCCTCGCAGGCACACCCGGGCACGGGCCGACAGGTCATCGGCAAGGTTGTGCAGCTGGATTAGGCGGTGCGTGGTGAGCATGCTGTTTCTCCTAGCCCCTACCGGGGCGGGTGGGGGTGGAGTCAGGCGGCGAAGCGCCAGTAGGTGCGGGGATTGCCGACATGGGGCGAGGGCACGTAACGGTTGGTCCGGCCCTCGAACGTCAGGCCGTAGCCGACGCCGCCGAAGGCGTTGTCGTATTCCGTGATTTCGACGCAGCGCGGGTTGTCGCCCAGGCTGTTGTCGCTGTCGCCGTTGTAATAGCCCTGGTTCGCCTTGATGTTGTCGGCGAAGTCCTTGTCGACCGTGCTCATCTGTCTTCTCCCTGTCTGCTCACGGGTTGTGAGTGCATGGGAAGAATTACACACGATGTGTGATTTGAGGTCAAGAAAGAAACACACGCTATGTGTGATTATTTTGTAACGGGCAAAAGAAAGCCCGCTTTGCGCGGGCTAGGTGGGCTTGAAGCGAAGGGGAAAAACTACGGCCTGAGCAATCGCCGGGCTATGGCTGTAGCGCCGCCTAGTTGCTCGACGAACTCGCGCCATCTCGGATCAGCCAGGACTCCGGCCAACTGCGCGGCCTTTATGTCCGCTGCTGCACTTTGCTCGATGGCTTCTCGCGCTGCTATGAGGAAATGAAGGAAAGGACCGCCGTCAGCGGGGATGTACCCAATCTCGGAGGCCATTTGGCCCCACAGCGCCATTCCATCAATGGCGGGCACCCAAATACCGTGCCATGCCTCGTCAGCAATAGCTGGCGGCTCAACGCCAGGAGGGCACTCTTCACCGTGACGAAGAAGAATCCTTAAAGGAGTGCGTAGTTGCATCGTCGCGCAAAAGACGTGCGCAGTTTCGCCAACTGCGTCGCTCCAGCCGCTTTGGTCAGAAAGCATGTCCTTTCGCATTGCTTGGGCCTCGATTATTTTTCTTGCGATGACCTAGGGCGGCCGTCAGACCATACAAGCTCAAGATGCCTTGGAGATTCTGCTTTTGTCATCGATCTCAGTGAGTTCATTCAAGGCAGATCTGATGCTATGGGCGATGAACCCCACACTATCCGGTGGCAGTCTCTTTATCGCCTCTAGGGGAACCCATTTCTCGAACGGCCACTGGGAGGGCAGCGACGGCATCTGTCCATACATGATCCATGCCGCCGGTATTCCGTAGGCGGCCTCGGCCTGTACGGCTCCCTCAAAGCTGATTCCTCTGGTTTTCCAGTTGGTCACTCTGTTATCGGCAACATTCATGCGCGCAGCCACCCTCGAGGTCACAGCCTCCCCAGGGCTCATTTCTTCAATTGCGGCAAACAGGCGAGCAGTTGTTTCGTGCATAGCTTCCATGGCGCGTATGTTGCTCGGATCACACGCGGCGTTGTTTCACGCTATGTGTTGACTGCGAATCACACATGGTGTGTAATTCCGCCATGGACGACAAAACCCGAATTCTCAAACTTGGTGGCCCTGCGAAGGTTGCTCGCCTGCTCGGCCTGGGCAAATGGGGAACGAATCGCGTATCCAACTGGATGACGCGAGGAATCCCTGCGGTCGAGAAAGTGAAGCGCCCGGACCTTTTCCTCGCTGAAGAATTGCCCGAGCAATCGGGCCATGCGCAGGAGGGCGCCTAGATGGCCTACCTCTACGCCTGCCTCTTCAGCAACGGCGCAATCAAGGTAGGGCGCACCAGCTCGCCAGATGAGCGGCTGGCTGCGCACGCTGACCGCGTATCGGTCGTTGGCGTCTATCTGGATCAGCGCGTCATCGCACCATGCGTAGGTGATGTCGCGATGGCCGAAGCTGCACTGATCGAACAATGCGTCGCCGAAGCCGAGATTCGGTTCAAGCGCGAATGGTTCTTCGGTCTGAACTTCGCCCGCGTGGAATCCTGGACCCACGAAGCCGCTGGTTACGGATACCAGCGGCCACAGCGCAGCGTTGCGGTGGCACCTTCGCCTGACACCGCCGTTCGGCGATACCGCTGCGTCTGGGAAGACAGCAGGCACCACTGGGTGGACCTCGATCCGACCAAGTTCCCGTGCCCTGATAGCTCGGTGATGCGCTGGGACTTGCGTCCTGATGATTGGCACCGAATTTGGCCCGAGCTTCTGGACCATCCGTGCGCGGTTCTCTACGCGCCGAAATACCCGGGCCGGACCATCGAACTGATCAAAGCGGCCGTTCCCATGTTCCAGACCGCGCCTGACCTGCGGCCCGACGACTGGGAACGCATCTGGCCCGAACTTGCCGACCCCGCGCCGGCGCAGCAGGAGGCGGCGTAGATGGCCATCTTCCAACGCGAAATGGCTGTCTGCGACTTCTGCGGCAAGGATGCTGACCACGTCGCATTCATTGTCGTGGGATCGATCAGCGTCGAGAAAGCACTCACCCCGGCGATCTGCGATGGATGCATTGATCTGTGCGCCGAGCTCGCTGCCGAGCACCGGAAAAAGCACCAGGGGCCGAGCCATGGTTAAGGCTCCGACTCGGCTGGCCCTGGAGGCAGTGGCGCACCAGGTGATGATCGACCACCTGGCGGCATTTCCTACCGCAGCTGACGCAGCTTGCTTTGTATCTCGTCTAGCTGCGTCGCTTGGCGACGCTGTTGAATCTGCAGTTGCTTCACTGCCTCGCAGAGATTCGCCAGCCCCCGGTTCAGATTCCATTGAACAGGGTCTGATTGGGGATTCAGCATGCTGACGTTTTGCTCGAATGCGGCGAGTGCATCGTCGATCTTCATGGCCGGCTCCTTTGCCGATGGTGTGTGTGAGAGCCGCCAGTTTAAGGCGCTGGGGCTGGCCGCCCATTTCCGTCGTCATGGCTCAGTGCACTGCTGCGCGGTCGTCCGTGGCCCACGCCATGCGGTCACGCTCATTGCACAGCTCACGGAACAGGTCCATCACCGCGGCCTCGCTCGGGTCCACGAAGGTCCGGCGCGCGATGTCCTGGGCGTGGTTCAGCAGTTTTTCGGTTTCGGTCATTTCGTTCGTCTCGCATTGTCGGTACGAAAAATTTTTGCCCGGATCCACGCTGTAACTCACGTTGTAACTCGATGATTTTTTCCTAAAAGGAAGCGAAGTGCACACCCATTCCGCAGTTGTTTACGGCGCCAGTACGTTCCCGGCGCCCGCCGGAAAGCGATTCCTGCCGCTGTCTGCTGTGGCGGCATGCAAGACCTTCCGCGAGGCGGTGCGTCTTGCCTGGGAACATCGGGCCCGGCCGAACATGACGCAGCGCAGCCTGGCCGAAGAGTGCGGCCTGTACGCGCCGCACGTGAGCAGCTACCTGCATCCCGAACCCCTGGATGGGAAGAACCGGCCGCGGTTGGATCTGCCCGCCGATTGCATCGATGCCTTCGAGGAAGCCGTGGGCAACCACGCCATCCGCCAGTACCTGAACCATCTGGGCCGGCTGACGATCATGGAAGAAGTCATCGCCCAGAGGGCCGCATGAGCTATGACGAAGCCCTGGCCATCACCAAGCGCGCGTTCGAAGAGGCCCTGCGAAAGCACGGCTGGGATCGCGCCAAGGCCTACGAGGAAATGATGCTGCGCGAAGACCTGAACCCCCAACTGCGGGAGGCCTTCATTGTGGTCGGCCTGCACGACGCCCTGGCGACGAGGCACTGATGCGCTATCCGCTGAACTCCCGCACGCGCCAGCGCGCGCACCGCGACATCGATGCATCGCCGGACGGCTACTTCTTCGCGCCGCCGGTTGAGCCTTCTGCAACGCTCGCGACCAAGCGCAAGATGTGGGCAATGCTCGGCGACATCGCGCGCCAGAAGCTGTGGCCGGTCAACGGCACGCCGCGCCGGCTGGAGGACAAGCAGTGGAAGGACATCTTCACTGCTGCCCTGGCCAAGGAAACTCTGCTGGCTGAGGGCCTATATGGCGGAGAGGTCATGCTGGGCGAGCACACCAGCGACATGAGCCAGCGCAAGATGGGCGACCTGATTGAGCTGATGTACGCCTGGGGCGCTAACAACGGCGTCGTGTGGACCGAAAAATTCGAGCCGCCGGGATGGGTGCGCTGATGAGCCAATACGAAGACTTGGCAGGCCAGCGCTTCGGCATCCTGACCGCTGTTTGTCGCATCGAAGGTAAGTGGCAGTGCGTGTGCGACTGTGGATCCGTTCGACTGGTCTTCGCAAACAACCTGAAGAAGGGCAACTCGAAATCGTGCGGCTGTGTCGGCCGGGCGAAGTGCGCGCGGCGCATGGCGAGCCTCAATCGGGTGCACGGCGACGCAGGGTCAAAGGAGCATCAGATTTGGGCCGGGATCATCAAACGATGCACGCGGCCGTCGGACATGCACTGGCCGAAGTATGGCGCCCAAGGCATAACGGTCGCCCCGGAGTGGATGTCCTACGAGCAGTTCCTTGCGGATATGGGCCGCGCGCCAACGCCTGCGCACACCATAGACCGAATCGACAACAACGCAGGTTATTCAGCGGCCAACTGCCGCTGGGCGACCCCGTTTCAACAGGCGCAGAACAGATCAACCAACCGCTACACCGTCGTCGACGGAAAGGTTGTGTGTTTCTCCGAAGCCGCACGTCTTTTGGGTATTGAGAGGTCGAGAATCTTTTCCATGGCTCGTCGTGGCTTAGTGGAAGAGGTCCCCTACATCCCTGGCGGCGGCGCAACCTTGAGCAGAGAGGAGGCGGCATGAGCCACCAAGCCGTCGAATGGGCGCTGAGCCAGCCAATCAGCCACGCACCGGCCAAGCAGATCCTGACGGTTATGGCGCACTACGCGCACAAGGACCAGCGCCCCTGGACCGCCTACCCCTCGGTCACGCAGTTGGTGCGTGACACCGGGCAGGACCGCAAGACAGTGCTGGCCAACCTGGTCCGCCTGGTTGAATGCGGGGCGCTGCGTGACACCGGTGAGCGCGCAGGAATGACCAAATCGGTCACCGTCTACGAACTTTCCGAGCCGACAAGCGATACCAAAACTGGTACCGCTTCACGGGCCCAAAGCCGTCCCAAATCTGGTACCTCTTCGACCCACCAAGCAGTCCCAAAACTGGAACTGCTAAGCGGTACCGAAACTGGTACCGCTTTGGATGGCGGAAGCAGTCCCAATTTTTCCGGAAGCAGTACCAGTTTTGCCGGGAAGCAGTCCCAAAATCCACCCGAAGCAGTACCAGTTTTCCCTACAGAACAGGTAGAACAGGTATTAGGAACAGGTAAAGGAACAGGTAATACCGCGCATGCGCGCGTGACGGCCAAGCGCCCGAACCTGATCGACTTCGAGCTGCCGGACTGGTTGCCGCGTGATGCTTGGGTGGACTGGGTTGAACACCGGATCGTCGTGAAGGCTCCGATGACCGAGCGCGCGGCCACGATGGCCATCAACCACCTCGCCAAGCTGCGAGCCGCCGGCAATGACCCGGTGGCGGTGATCGAGCAGAGCGTGCGCAGTGGGAAGTGGACCGACCTGTACCCCCTGCGCGATCAACGCGGCGGCTTCGGCATGCCCATGGCCCGCCAGGCAGCCGCAGAGGCGGAGCACCAAAGATTTCTGCAACTGACCAGCGGCTGAGGCATGTGATGCAGCCCAACGATAACGACGCATTCGGCAAGCGCCTGGCGGGCGTCTTCGAGGTGTACAACCGCACGCGGCCGTCAGCCGAGGCTATGGCCGTCTGGTGGCGGATTCTGCAACCGTTCCCTCTGGACGCCGTAAGCCGCGCCCTGGGAACGTACACGCGCACCGAACCGAAGTTTCCGCCGACGCCGGCCCAGATCCTGGAGCTGCTGGGGCAGGGCGCCGGAGACAGCCGGCTGACGGCTGATGAGGCTTGGCCTGTGGCGTTGGCGTCCCAGGATGAAGCGGAAACCGTCGTCTGGACCGCCGAAATCGCTCAGGCGTTTGCTGCCTGCCGGCCGGTCCTCGATGCCGGCGACGACGTTGGCGCGCGCATGGCATTCCGCGCGGCCTACGAGCGGCTGGTGGCGGCCGCCAGGATGGAGGGCAAGCCTGCCGCCTGGACCGTGTCCCTCGGGTTCAACGCTGAGCGTCGCGCCGTGGCGCTGGAGCGCGCCGTGCACCTCGGCCAACTGTCCGCGCCGGCCATCGAACACCTGTTGCCGGCGCCGGCAGAAGTAACCCCAGATGACCAGGCCGCCGCCGAGAACATCGCCCGTCTCAAGCAGATGTTGGCCAATGCCATGAGCCCAGCCGAAAAGCGCGCGAAGCAGCGCGAGCAACTGGCGGCGGCCGAGCGAGAGCGCCTGGACAGGCTCAAGGCTCAGGCCTCCGCCAAAGTCGAACAACTACAGAAGGGAGCAGCCGCATGAAAGAACCCGTTCACGTCGCCGACGACATGAAGTCCTTCATGTCTGACCTGCGCCAGAGGGTTGATTACCCAATGGTTCCGCCGGCTTGGTCCGCTGACCTATCGATCAAGTTCGCCAATATCCGCCGGGCCTACCGCGAGTTTCAAGCGCGGGTGGATGTTGGTCTGGAAAGCTGGTTCGGCG
The window above is part of the Achromobacter deleyi genome. Proteins encoded here:
- a CDS encoding ClpX C4-type zinc finger protein, producing MAIFQREMAVCDFCGKDADHVAFIVVGSISVEKALTPAICDGCIDLCAELAAEHRKKHQGPSHG
- a CDS encoding helix-turn-helix domain-containing protein; translation: MHTHSAVVYGASTFPAPAGKRFLPLSAVAACKTFREAVRLAWEHRARPNMTQRSLAEECGLYAPHVSSYLHPEPLDGKNRPRLDLPADCIDAFEEAVGNHAIRQYLNHLGRLTIMEEVIAQRAA
- a CDS encoding recombination protein NinB, encoding MRYPLNSRTRQRAHRDIDASPDGYFFAPPVEPSATLATKRKMWAMLGDIARQKLWPVNGTPRRLEDKQWKDIFTAALAKETLLAEGLYGGEVMLGEHTSDMSQRKMGDLIELMYAWGANNGVVWTEKFEPPGWVR